Proteins encoded in a region of the Populus alba chromosome 13, ASM523922v2, whole genome shotgun sequence genome:
- the LOC118053257 gene encoding tropinone reductase homolog At2g29290 codes for MSLDQSNSRDKRWGLQGMTALVTGGTKGLGYAIVEELAALGATVHTCARNQDELNERVREWKEKGFKVTGSVCDVSSNADREKLMREVSSLFDGKLNILVNNAGTNIYKATLDYTAEDFTSLMDTNLQSAFHLSQLAHPLLKASGAGKIVFMSSITSVVSVNTQYPLYSASKGATNQLTRNLACEWAKDSIRVNAVAPWFIRTPLTAHSLDDENIVKEVFNRTPMRRVGEPGEVSSVVAFLCLPAPGFLTGQVICIDGGMSVNGFSMG; via the exons atgtctCTAGATCAGAGCAATAGCAGGGATAAGAGATGGGGTCTCCAAGGAATGACAGCCCTCGTCACCGGTGGAACCAAAGGGCTCGG TTATGCTATTGTGGAAGAGTTAGCCGCGCTAGGGGCAACTGTTCATACATGTGCGAGGAACCAAGACGAGCTCAATGAACGCGTTAGGGAATGGAAGGAGAAGGGTTTCAAAGTTACTGGTTCAGTCTGTGATGTATCCTCTAATGCTGACAGAGAGAAGCTGATGAGGGAGGTTTCCTCTCTGTTTGATGGGAAGCTTAATATCCTT GTAAACAATGCTGggacaaacatatataaagcgACCTTAGATTACACAGCTGAGGATTTCACATCTCTCATGGACACAAACCTTCAATCTGCTTTCCATTTGTCGCAACTTGCACATCCCCTTTTGAAAGCTTCAGGGGCTGGAAAGATTGTCTTCATGTCTTCCATTACTAGTGTGGTGTCTGTTAACACTCAGTATCCTTTGTATTCAGCTTCTAAAG GTGCAACGAACCAACTTACAAGGAATTTGGCGTGCGAATGGGCGAAGGACAGTATAAGGGTTAACGCAGTTGCACCCTGGTTCATCCGAACTCCACTCACAGCACAT AGTCTGGATGATGAGAACATTGTGAAGGAGGTTTTCAATCGAACCCCCATGAGACGCGTTGGGGAACCAGGGGAGGTCTCTTCCGTTGTCGCGTTTCTATGCTTGCCTGCACCAGGTTTCTTAACAGGACAAGTCATATGCATTGACG